From the Alloalcanivorax dieselolei B5 genome, one window contains:
- the coxB gene encoding cytochrome c oxidase subunit II: MQSTLFHRMAVGLTSLMISGLATASDWAERSDHNLRPGVTAVAQEVHGLHNTVLWIVSIIGLLVFGLILISMIRHRRSKHPTPATFHENIFLEVLWTIIPFIILIAMAVPATRVLIELDDTADSELTVKVTGYRWRWGYEYLTYQDDNDVGVSFISSLATPPEQYENPVLSGGLFPYGTAKDRVGTPPQDKDHNYMLEVDNPLVIPSGQKVRFLVTSDDVIHSFWIPDFGGKKDAIPGFVNETWALVPEGEEGTYYGQCAELCGKNHAFMPIMVNVVTQDEFQDWLAQKKEEAAAAPDLTPFESLDAAMEVGEKVYASNCALCHGQNGEGGIGLPFAGDDFAIKPEHREEHIHVVLEGRNAMPAFKGQLTPKDIAAVITYERNAWGNDSGDLIQPEDVHEEE, encoded by the coding sequence ATGCAGTCAACTCTGTTCCACCGCATGGCGGTCGGCTTGACCTCGCTGATGATCAGCGGGTTGGCCACGGCCAGCGACTGGGCTGAACGTTCCGACCACAACCTGCGACCCGGGGTGACCGCCGTCGCCCAGGAAGTCCACGGCTTGCACAATACCGTGTTGTGGATCGTATCCATTATCGGCCTGCTGGTTTTCGGGCTGATCCTGATCTCGATGATTCGACATCGCCGATCCAAACACCCAACTCCAGCCACCTTCCATGAAAATATTTTCCTGGAAGTTCTGTGGACGATCATTCCTTTTATCATCTTGATCGCCATGGCTGTACCCGCCACCCGGGTGCTGATTGAACTGGACGATACCGCCGATTCCGAATTGACCGTCAAAGTGACCGGTTATCGCTGGAGATGGGGTTACGAATACCTCACCTACCAGGACGACAACGACGTCGGCGTTTCCTTTATCTCCTCCCTGGCCACGCCGCCTGAACAGTACGAGAACCCGGTGCTCTCCGGCGGCCTGTTCCCTTACGGCACCGCCAAGGACCGCGTCGGCACGCCGCCCCAAGACAAGGATCACAACTACATGCTCGAAGTGGATAACCCGCTGGTTATTCCCTCCGGCCAGAAGGTTCGTTTCCTGGTCACTTCCGATGACGTGATTCACTCGTTCTGGATCCCCGATTTTGGCGGCAAGAAGGACGCCATCCCAGGCTTCGTCAATGAAACCTGGGCACTGGTTCCCGAGGGCGAGGAAGGCACTTACTATGGTCAGTGCGCCGAGCTGTGCGGCAAGAATCATGCGTTCATGCCAATCATGGTCAACGTGGTGACTCAGGACGAATTCCAGGACTGGCTGGCGCAGAAGAAAGAGGAAGCCGCCGCCGCGCCTGACCTGACGCCGTTCGAAAGCCTGGATGCCGCCATGGAAGTGGGCGAAAAGGTATACGCTTCCAATTGCGCGCTGTGCCACGGGCAAAACGGTGAAGGCGGCATTGGGCTGCCGTTCGCGGGCGATGATTTCGCTATCAAACCGGAGCACCGCGAAGAGCATATTCATGTCGTGCTTGAAGGCCGCAATGCCATGCCGGCTTTCAAAGGTCAATTGACGCCCAAGGACATCGCGGCGGTGATTACCTATGAGCGGAACGCCTGGGGCAATGACTCCGGCGATCTGATCCAACCCGAAGATGTCCACGAAGAAGAGTAA